In Mucilaginibacter sp. KACC 22063, the genomic stretch TAGTAACGCGTCGGTCTCAGCTGGTAGAGCCCGCTGAGAATGGCGGTGCTGCCATGCTTAATATTTGCCATGCGCCGGTATGGGGCTTTGCCAAAACGCTATTCCTGGAGCATCCGGAACTTCGCGGCGGCTTGATAGATATCGAGACCGACAGCGATGTTACTGCTGTTTTAGCCAAAATAAACAAGCCACGTAATGAGCGTGTTGTCGCTCTTCGCAATGGTGTTCAATACATTGAACAAATTACGGCGAATAAGGCTGCAAAAGCCACACCCGAAGTTTTGCTTAGAGCCGATGGTGTACATATTATTACAGGGGGGCTTGGCGGGCTCGGTCTTAAATGTGCCGCATGGGTTGTGGATAAAGGCGGCAGGCACCTGGTATTAATTAGCCGCCGTAAATTTCATGTTGCTGATAAATGGGCAGGGATAACAAATACCCATCCCGACTATAGTATTGTGCAACAATTGCTTGCCATGCAGCAAAAAGGGGCAAAGATCGAAATAGTACAACTGGATGTGCGCGATATCGGTGGGCTGGAAAAGCTGTTTACAGCATTTAAGAAAAGCCGGGTGCCGGTACGCGGAGTTATCCATGCTGCTGGAGTAAACTGGTTTGGTAAAGTGATGGAGCTGGACCGGGATGAGTTTCTGCATACGCTGAAAACAAAAGTTTCTGCTACCTGGGCTATTCACCAGCTAACGCTAAAACATGACCTGGATTGCTTTATCCTTTTTTCATCGGTGTCGGCATTATGGGGTTCAGTGGAATTAAGCCACTACTCCGCAGCTAATCAGTTTATGGATATGCTGAGTTTATACCGGCATCAGGCGGGCTTACCCTCGCTTTGTATTGATTGGGGGCCGTGGGCCGAGGTGGGTATGAGCGCAGAAGACCGGGAAGCGAACGTGCTGCAAAAACTGGGCTTTGAGCTGATGACACCTGCAGCTGCATTAAGCGCTATGCAGAAAGAGCTGGTTGCCGGCGTTGCTCTATCGCTGGTGGCGAATGTGAACTGGAAGAAGTTCGGCACCTTTGTTGATTTTTCGCTGCAGCCCTCGCTGTTTGCTGAGGTAAGACCACAAGCAGTTGCAGAAGTCGCAACTGCAGAGAGTGGCGTTGATCGGATCCTGAAAAGCCCACCCGAAAAAGCGCTGAAAATGATAGAGGACGCTGTACGGATGAAGCTGCGCAACGTAATGCTGATAGAAGCATCAGACAGTATAGACCGGGAGCAGCGTTTTAACTTTCTGGGCATGGACTCATTAATGTCTATTTCCTTCGCTGCCGAGCTGGAGCATTACTTCGGTATAAAGCTGCCAAATACGCTGGCATATAACTATCCGCATATTAAAGCCGTAAGTGAATTTATCTTTTCGCTGATTTATACCGAGATATCCGAAGATGAGCCGGATGGCTTACAGGAACCTGTTTCAAACATTACCAGCCCGGTAACAGATAGTGAGCCGGGATTATATAAAATGATCAGCCGGCCTGCAACTAACGCAAAGATCAGGCTGTTTTGTTTCCCTTATCTTGGCGCCGGCGCATCCGTTTACGAAAAATGGGCAGCATTTTTTGATGACCATTATGAGTTGGTAGCGGTGCAAACACCCGGAAGGGAGGAGCGCAGCAACGTGGCTCCTTTTGTTTCCATGCACGAACTGATCGATGCGCTGCTTACGGAATACACCGAACCGGATGGCGACTTTGCATTTTTCGGCCATAGTTTTGGCGGGCTGGTGGCCTATGAGTTTTATAATGCGTTAAAGGAACATGGCAGGAAACTACCTTTAAAGCTGTTCCTGTCGGGCTGCGAGGCGCCTTTATCACCTTCAAAAAGCAGGCTGCATGAGCTACCCGACAAAGAGTTTATAGATGAGATCATCAATAAATATGACAATGCTGGCGATGTGTTAGAAAGGAAACGAGCACTAAGTAACAACCCGGCGTTGCTGCGGGCGGATGTACAGGTGTTAGAGTTATACCAGTCCGAGAATCAAAGGATCGACGTGCCGCTTACCGTAATAGCTGGTACACACGACCGGATAACAGACGCCACGCTGGTAAAAAGCTGGCTGACCCTGGCCAATGCCGATTTTACCATGAAGTACATCAACGGCGGCCACGACTTGGTGAAGGAGCACGGCCCTGAGCTGGCAGGCATTATTAAAAGCGGCCTCGGGGTGGATGATAATGATAATTATACTGTTTAATCAAAATTTAATGTAATAAAGTGAGCAGCGTAAAAGAGACGGAACCCTGGTATAATTTTTCAGGTGGGCGCTATATGGGCAGCCAGCCTTTTTTTTACGAAAGGAAGGACCTACCTTGGACGAAGGTAATAGAAGACAACTGGGAAGTAATAAAAGACGAAGTATTGGGGCTGATGCTGGAAAAACCACAAAACCTGCGGCCTTATTTTATAAATAAAAGCATGTCGTTCCCGCCGAAAAGGTGGAAAACGATGGGGATATATTTTTGGAAGTTCGTTATCCGCGAGAATTATAAAAAATGTCCGGAAACGGTAAGGATATTAAAGTCCATCCCCGGCCTTACTTCATTTTCATTGAGCGTGCTGGAAGCAAGCTCGAATATCAATCCTCATCAGGGCGATACCGATGCTATTATTCGCTGCCATGTGGGCATCGACATTCCTGGCGCTCTGCCCGACTGCGGTTTCCAGGTCGGTAAAGAAATACGGCCTTGGGAAAACGGGATAACTCTCCCATTTTGCGATGCTCATACCCATACTGCATGGAACAATACCGATAAAAAACGCATTATTCTGATACTGGATGTAATGCGGCCCCAATTCTCAAAAAAAGAAAATAGTATTTGCGCACACGTGCTGGCTTCGTCGATATTGCAGATGTTGTATCAATCGTATCCTTTCCTGGGACGAAGGTCGGGGTATTTTAAAAAAGCTTTGTACCATACCTCCAGGATAATGATCCTGGGATTTTTACCAGTGCAGCGTTTATTTGCGGTAATATAGTATTATGGAGCCATTAAGTGCCGGTTGACCGGATGGGCTTCCTTCAGCGCTTTGGCTACTGAGTGTGCGGCATGATATCGATTAATACTCCGCGTAACAGAAATTCCAGCTATCACTTACAATAAGTTGCCAATTATCGGGCTTATTAATTATTTCAACCGATATATGAGCTTTGGCCCCGGCACACTTTGATGCATTATCAAGCAGATTACTTAAAATGGTTTCGATCTTGTAAGGTTCAGTATATACAAGTATTTCGGAACTATTATAATTGAAATTGATCGTATTACTATCTAAAACATGGAATCGCCCGATCAAATTTTTATAAGTTCAACCAGGTCTACTTGTTGTATTTTCTTCACATTCAGGCTACGGTCTATCAAGCTGATGTCCATAATGCGTTTCCTGACGTTGACTTTTAATGATGGGCAATATGTTAGCCTATGATGATGGCTTTACCATACTTGAAATTGCACGTAAGCATTATGAATCGGTAGGCTTAGATCCTGCATTGCTGGATGCCATGATCCGATAGTTTCAAATCCAATATCCGCGCTTTAACATCATATATTGCGCGATATAATTTTTAGGTATTAATTAACGTTCTTCAAGCCATTTCAGGAAAGCTGTCGTTTTATCTTTTCCAACTAACAGCTTTTCTTTGGTCTGTATGGTAAGTTTAACCAGCAGTTTGCGGGCAAAGTAATGCTCTACTTCCTTAATGGCTTTAAAGGCTATGAGGTATTGCCTGTTCAGTTTAAAAAAGCTTTTGTGATCTAACTGATTGGCTGTCTCTTCAAGCGACTGGTCTATCATAAACATTTCGCCTTGAAACGTAACCAGGGTAGTTTGCTCGTTACGAACAAATATGTAGGCGATATCCGGCACAGGCACAGTAGTATACTTGCCGTTTTTAAATACCAAAAAACTTTGCTTTTCAGCTTTTGGCTGGTTAATTTGCAGTAGTTGTGTAATTAAAGATGCAGGTATGGCATTGGTTCCTGTGAGGTTTCCAATTTTTTCCAGCTTAGTAAATGCGGCCTTGATGCTATCTTCAGAAAAAGGTTTTAAAATATAATCTACACCGTTTGCTTTAAATGCCTGCAAAGCATATTCATCAAAGGCGGTGCAAAAAATTACCGGTACGTCAATTTTTACTTTTTCAAAAATTTCGAATGATAATCCATCCGCCAATTGAATATCCATGAAAATAAGATCAGGCGAAGGATGAGCCGACAGGTAGTTAACCGCCGCCGACACTCGCTGCAATGGGCCATCAATTTTAGTGTCAGGGCGAACCGAACTGATCAGCCTGATCAACGACCTTGCCGTTTTTAATTCGTCTTCAATGACTAATATGTTCATTTATCGGAAGCTTTACAGTAAAGAAGTAACCGTCTGCCCTTACTTCTATTTGGCGGCCTGTTAAATGCAGGTAACGCTGATTAATATTCTCTAAGCCAATTTTTGTAGATGGCTCGGGGATGCTTTTCAGCTGCAGGTTATTTTTAATAATTAAATTATTATCTGATGATATCAATTCAATTTTTAAAGGTTGATCAATTGATACGATGTTATGTTTTACCGCATTTTCAACCAATAACTGCAACGTAAATACAGGTATCATGGTTTTCTTGTGTTCGGGCGAAATATCAAGTTGCAGGGTAATTCCTTCTTCAAACCTGGCTTGTAACAGATAAAAGTATGCTTCAAGCAGCTTCAGTTCTTCCTGCATAGGTACAACGTCTTTTTTACGGCTCTCTAATGAATAGCGATAAAAGTCAGAGAGTTTTACAATAAAATCCGCCGAATGCTCATCGCCAATTTCCACCATTGACTTGAGCGTGTTTAAGCTGTTAAACAAAAAATGAGGATTAACCTGTTGCTTTAATAACTCATACTGTGCTTCTATATGATCGGATTTGGTGCGTTCCAGCTCAATAGCAATTATCCGGTTTATAAAGCTCTGATAAAGCAGGTATAAGAACATGTAAATGGTCAGGTTAATTAAAATTCCCCTGAACTGGTACATCAGCATCATTGTGCCGATCAACCGGTCTTTAAACAACAGTTGGTTCACTATCACCAATATGCCCATCACAACTATGCCCAGTAATAAACTCCTAATCAGGCGGGCGCCAAAGAACCTTGTTGTGATGGCATGATTCGCATACCGGGGCAGCGTATATAAATTATAAAACCATACAAAAAGCGAATAAAAAAAAGCAATAATACAATCAACAATAACCTCGGTTAAACTTACCCTTAATTGTAGTATTTTAGGAATAGAGGCCAGAATGCCCATAAACAGGGCAGACAGCCAGATCACTTTCTGTGAAATGAGAAATACTTTTGAGCTCTCTGCCTTTATATATCTTCCAAAGATCATGGAATGATGGATGCCTTTTGATTTAATATAAATTTGATCCGTTCACTATTTTCGGTTGTATCGGCTAACTTAACTAAATCTTTGCCTGAAAACCTTTGATAGTTATAACTTATCCGGGAATTTGAATCAGTCAGATCAAGTCTCTCTGCCGAGATCAGATCTCCAGGTATACGTGCACCAAACCAATGGGCATCATCCTGCTGCTTCCAGGTTACCAACGTAAATGATTCGCCCGGCAATTCATTAAGCTTATCTGAACTTGCTGATGAAAGCGCTTTTTCGTTTCCATATAAAATACTCGTAGTATGGTTACGATTATTAATAAAAGAAGTGATTACCTTTTGGTGTAATTCCGAAAGTTTAAAGTGATCTGGCAATGAGGCTTTCTGATTAATCAGTTCATCAGCATTAGGTGCCGGCTTACAACTGCTGAAAACAGCAATGGCCGCGACTATGATTTTAAATATAGATTTCATGATTAGTTTTTGATTGGGAAAGTGAATACAAAGTCGTTTTTCTCCATGGGTTTATGGCAATTGATACATTCTGTAGTGAACATAGCATCTTTGCCATATGGGTT encodes the following:
- a CDS encoding aspartyl/asparaginyl beta-hydroxylase domain-containing protein, producing MSSVKETEPWYNFSGGRYMGSQPFFYERKDLPWTKVIEDNWEVIKDEVLGLMLEKPQNLRPYFINKSMSFPPKRWKTMGIYFWKFVIRENYKKCPETVRILKSIPGLTSFSLSVLEASSNINPHQGDTDAIIRCHVGIDIPGALPDCGFQVGKEIRPWENGITLPFCDAHTHTAWNNTDKKRIILILDVMRPQFSKKENSICAHVLASSILQMLYQSYPFLGRRSGYFKKALYHTSRIMILGFLPVQRLFAVI
- a CDS encoding LytR/AlgR family response regulator transcription factor yields the protein MNILVIEDELKTARSLIRLISSVRPDTKIDGPLQRVSAAVNYLSAHPSPDLIFMDIQLADGLSFEIFEKVKIDVPVIFCTAFDEYALQAFKANGVDYILKPFSEDSIKAAFTKLEKIGNLTGTNAIPASLITQLLQINQPKAEKQSFLVFKNGKYTTVPVPDIAYIFVRNEQTTLVTFQGEMFMIDQSLEETANQLDHKSFFKLNRQYLIAFKAIKEVEHYFARKLLVKLTIQTKEKLLVGKDKTTAFLKWLEER
- a CDS encoding sensor histidine kinase; this encodes MIFGRYIKAESSKVFLISQKVIWLSALFMGILASIPKILQLRVSLTEVIVDCIIAFFYSLFVWFYNLYTLPRYANHAITTRFFGARLIRSLLLGIVVMGILVIVNQLLFKDRLIGTMMLMYQFRGILINLTIYMFLYLLYQSFINRIIAIELERTKSDHIEAQYELLKQQVNPHFLFNSLNTLKSMVEIGDEHSADFIVKLSDFYRYSLESRKKDVVPMQEELKLLEAYFYLLQARFEEGITLQLDISPEHKKTMIPVFTLQLLVENAVKHNIVSIDQPLKIELISSDNNLIIKNNLQLKSIPEPSTKIGLENINQRYLHLTGRQIEVRADGYFFTVKLPINEHISH